The Oscillospiraceae bacterium genome contains the following window.
TACCAGGTCTTGACATCCGATGCATAGCGCAGAGATGCGTGAAGTCCTTCGGGACATCGAGACAGGTGGTGCATGGTTGTCGTCAGCTCGTGTCGTGAGATGTTGGGTTAAGTCCCGCAACGAGCGCAACCCTTATTGCCAGTTACTACGAAAGAGGACTCTGGCGAGACTGCCGTTGACAAAACGGAGGAAGGTGGGGATGACGTCAAATCATCATGCCCTTTATGACCTGGGCTACACACGTACTACAATGGCGTTTAACAAAGAGAAGCAAGACCGCGAGGTGGAGCAAAACTCAAAAACAACGTCTCAGTTCAGATTGCAGGCTGCAACTCGCCTGCATGAAGTCGGAATTGCTAGTAATCGCGGATCAGCATGCCGCGGTGAATACGTTCCCGGGCCTTGTACACACCGCCCGTCACACCATGAGAGCCGGGGGGACCCGAAGTCGGTAGTCTAACCGCAAGGAGGACGCCGCCGAAGGTAAAACTGGTGATTGGGGTGAAGTCGTAACAAGGTAGCCGTATCGGAAGGTGCGGCTGGATCACCTCCTTTCTAGGGAGTCAGACATTCAGCTAAAGCTGGTCTTTGGTTGAATGGACAGGAAAGCAAGTTTCAGTATTGTTCAATTTTGAAGGCCTTGCGTAAAGCAAGATCTTCAAAAAGCATAAGGGACAGCGAAACCCGAAACGTGAATAACGCGGGGGTATAGCTCAGTTGGGAGAGCACCTGCTTTGCAAGCAGGGGGTCAAGGGTTCGAATCCCTTTATCTCCACCATTTGGGCTGATAGCTCAGCTGGTTAGAGCACTCGGCTGATAACCGAGAGGTCGATGGTTCGAGTCCATTTCAGCCCACCACAGGTTGCCTGTGAGGGCAACCCACAAATCCCTTATGGAGCTACGCAAGTAGCTGATGTACCTTGAAAACTGAATATAGAACTGCGAAATGAGATTTTATTAGCTATGTAAAATTCCTGATTTTAAATTAAAATCTATAATTTCACCAAGCGGAACTGAAGAACGTAAGTTCGACAGTAAATGGTAAAATCTCGTTGGCAAATGGAGAATCTGAAATAAGATATGTTTATCGAGAGATAAACAACGGTCAAGCTACAAAGGGCGCAAGGAGAATGCCTTGGCACTGGGAGCCGATGAAAGACGTGGTAAGCTGCGATAAGCTTCGGGGAGGAGCAAACATCCTTTGATCCGGAGATTTCTGAATGAGGAAACTCACCGGAGTTCATACTCCGGTATCCTGTACTGAATCCATAGGTGCAGGAAGGGAACCGCCTGAACTGAAACATCTAAGTAGGGCGAGGAAGAGACATCAAACGAGATTCCGTTAGTAGTGGCGAGCGAACGCGGAAGAGGGCAAACCGGGAGGAGAAATCCTTCCGGGGTATGGACCGCTTTTAGGACTTGAGTTGTTAACCGAATGGCATGGGAAGGCCAATCAAAGAGGGTGAGAATCCCGTAGGTGAAAACGACGAGAGCTGCGCGAGTTCCAGAGTACGGCCAGACACGTGAAACCTGGTCGGAAGATGGGGGGACCACCCTCCAACCCTAAATACTACCCAGTGACCGATAGTGTATAGTACTGTGAAGGAAAGGTGAAAAGGACCCCGGGAGGGGAGTGAAATAGAACCTGAAACCTTGTGCCTACAAGCACATAGAGCACATCAACGTGTGATATGGTACTTTTTGTAGAACGGTCCGGCGAGCGATTGTATGTTGCGAGCTTAAGGTCTTAAGGACTGGAGGCGTAGCGAGAGCGAGTCTGAATAGGGCGTTCAGTAGCATGCAATGGGCCCGAAACCGGGTGACCTACCCATGATCAGGCTGAAGTGAAAGTAAAATTTCATGGAGGGCCGAACCGACCTCCGTTGAAAAGGCGGCGGATGAATTGTGGGTAGCGGAGAAATTCCAATCGAACTCGGAGATAGCTGGTTCTCCCCGAAATAGCTTTAGGGCTAGCCTCATATTAGATACCCGGAGGTAAAGCACTGAATGGCCTAGCGCCCGAGAGGGTAGCGAAGCCTATCAAACTAAGAATGCCGGAGTATTGATGTATGGGAGTCAGACAGTGTGAGATAAATCTCATTGTCAAAAGGGAAACAGCCCAGATCTACAGCTAAGGTCCCAAATTGTATCTAAGTGGAAAACGATGTGGAAATACGCAGACAACCAGGATGTTGGCTCAGAAGCAGCCACTCATTTAAAGAGTGCGTAATAGCTCACTGGTCGAGCGTCTCTGCGCGGAAAATTTAACGGGGCTAAGATACAAACCGAAGCTTAGGCTGCATCGTAAGATGCGGGGTAGGGGAGCGTTGTGTAAGCGGAGAAACAGTAGCGTAAGCGGCTGTGGAGTTTACAGAAGTGAGAATGCCGGAATGAGTAGCGCGAATGTGGTGAGAATCCACATGGCCGGAAACCTCAGGTTTTTGGAGGAAGGTTCGTCCGCTCCAAGTTAGGCGGGAGCTAAGGTCAGGCCGCAAGGCGTAGCCGATGCACAGACGGTAGAGATTCCGTCCCCACCGAAAGATTTAAGCACAGGGACACTTTTAGAAGGTCGGAGCCAGGTGTTGGTTCTGGTAGTGATCGAGGGAAATATAGTACCGAAGTCCGGCTGGATGAGAGGCGAGAAAAGCTGTGTGTATATCTAAGGTGCCCGTACCGCAAACCGACACAGGTAGGTAGGAAGAAGATTCTAAGGCCAACGGGAGAAGGGTTGTTAAGGAACTCGGCAAGTTGACCCCGTAACTTCGGAATAAGGGGTGCTCACGAGAGTGAGCCGCAGAGAATAGGCCCAGGCAACTGTTTACCAAAAACACAGGTTTGTGCTAAATCGAAAGATGACGTATACGAGCTGACGCCTGCCCGGTGCTGGAAGGTTAAAAGGAGATGTGCAAGCATTGAATTGAAGCCCCAGTGAACGGCGGCCGTAACTATAACGGTCCTAAGGTAGCGAAATTCCTTGTCAGGTAAGTTCTGACCCGCATGAAAGGCGTAATGATCTGGGCACTGTCTCAACAGCCCGCCCGGCGAAATTGTAGTACCGGTGAAGATGCCGGTTACCCGCGACAAGACGGAAAGACCCCATGGAGCTTTACTGTAGCCTGATATTGGGTTTCGGTGTTGCATGCACAGGATAGATGGGACGCTGGGAAAGAAGCGCTTTGGCGTTTCTGGAGCGGACGTTGGGATACCATCCTTGCGACATTGGAATTCTAACCTGCGCCTCTGAATCGAGGCGGGGGACATTGTCAGGTGGGCAGTTTGACTGGGGCGGTCGCCTCCTAAAAAGTAGCGGAGGCGTTCAAAGGTTCGTTCGATCTGGACGGAAACCAGATGAATGAGTGCAAACGCATAAACGAGCCTGACTGCGAGACTGACGGGTCGAGCAGAGACGAAAGTCGGAGTTAGTGATCCGGTGGTATGTGAGTGGAAATGCCATCGCTCAACGGATAAAAGTTACCCTGGGGATAACAGGCTGATCTCCCCCAAGAGTCCACATCGACGGGGAGGTTTGGCACCTCGATGTCGGCTCATCGCATCCTGGGGCTGAATTCGGTCCCAAGGGTTTGGCTGTTCGCCAATTAAAGCGGTACGCGAGCTGGGTTCAGAACGTCGTGAGACAGTTCGGTCCCTATCTGTCGTGGGCGCAGGATATTTGAAAGGCGCTGTCCCTAGTACGAGAGGACCGGGATGGACGAACCTCTGGTGCACCAGTTGTCACGCCAGTGGCACAGCTGGGCAGCTATGTTCGGATCGGATAAACGCTGAAAGCATCTAAGCGTGAAGCCGGCCTTAAGATAAGATATCCCACTGAGTCAATCAGGTAAGACCCCTTGAAGACTACAAGGTTGATAGGCACACAGTGTAAGCGGAGTGATCCGTTCAGCTAGCGTGTACTAATAGGTCGAGGGCTTGACCCCATCTTGATCAGATACTCTATTTGCAAAAGCGGTTCGATATTCAGTTTTGAGGGTACATCCTCAACAAAAAGAGAAGCATGACGAAGGTCACGCGTTGGCCGGTGTCGATGACGGTGAGGTTCCACCTGTTCCCATTCCGAACACAGAAGTTAAGCTCACTTGTGCCGAAGATAGTTGGCTGGAAACGGCCTGTGAAAATAGGTAGATGCCGGCTTCTCTTACAAGCTCTATCCCGAAAGGGGTAGGGCTTTTTTGTTTGTTTTGTAAAGGGGAGCGGGGAAGTATAGGCAAGGCTGCGCGGGCGGATATGGAAGCTGCCCCTACGGAGTGGTAAGGGAACAAGGGCATTTCCAAAAGGAAAATGTTGACAAATCAATAACATTGCGGTATACTATCAACTATTGTTGATAAGTCATAGAGGGACAGAAAGGAAATACACCTTGAAAACAAAAGCAAAAATGAGTCCGAAAAAGAAAATCGTCATCGCAGTCGGTGCGGTGGTCGTGGTGCTGACGGCAGCGCTGCTGTTTGTCAGCAACTACCTTGTAAACTATGCCATCGGCCGCAGCGGAGACGGCGGCGATCGTGAAGTCGCGCTGGAGGTCGAAGCCTCGCCGGACAGCGTCGAGGCAATCATTGAGACGAACCGCGCACAGTACAGCGCGGACATCGACGCCTTCGCAGCTGCCCATCCGGGAGAAAACGTGACACTCACCGCCGCCGATGGCCTGACCCTGCATGGCGTCCGCTATGCCAACGCCGAGACCGCCGACACACACCGCTGGGCGATTGTTCTGCACGGCTACCGCGGCGACCACACCGGCGTGCTGAATCTGGCGATGCCCTATTACGAGGCCGGCTATCAGGTGATCGCGCCCGACCTGCGCGCCTGCGGCGACAGCGACGGAGATTACGTAGGCATGGGCTGGCTTGACCGCGAGGATATTCTGCGTTGGATCGATTTCATCCTCGCGGATGACCCGCAGGCGGAGATTGTCGTCCATGGCATCTCGATGGGGGCGGCCACCACGATGATGACAGCGGGTGAGGACACGCCCGAAAACGTGAAAGTCTTCATCGAGGACTGCGGCTACACGAGCGTCTGGGACGTCTTTTCCAGCGAGCTGCAGCTGCGGTTCGGCCTGCCGGAATTCCCCATCCTTTACACGGCCAGCGGCGTCGCTAAACTGCGGGCTGGCTACACATTCGGCGAGGCCAGCGCCCTGCGGCAGGTGGAAAACTGCGAAAAACCGATGCTTTTCATTCATGGCACGGCGGATGACTTTATCCCCTATGAGATGATGGACGAACTGTATAACGCGAAGCCCGGCGATAATAAGGCCGAGCTGACCGCCGACGGCGCAGGCCACGGCGAGGCCATGTACGCGCTGGGGGACACCTACTGGGACACGGTGTTTGACTTCATCGAGCCTTATATGAACTGAACGCAGAGCGGCGCGGGGGAACCTGCGCCGCTTTTGTGCTGCCCGCCCGCCGCGCGGCGTATGATGCAGCAGGGGGGATGGGAGAGTATGGAACAAATTTTGCCGTGCAAGGGCTGGGCGGCGGTCTACTGCCGCCTGAGCCGCGAGGACGAGGACAAAACCGCGCGCGAGTCCGAGAGCATCCGCAACCAGCGCGAGCTGCTGCTGAACTGGGCGCAGGCGCACGGCTACCGGGTCTACCGCGTCTACATCGATGAGGATTACTCCGGCATTGATCGGGGGCGCCCCGGCTTCAACGCCATGTTGGCCGACGCGCAGGCTGGAAAATTCGAGGTCATTCTGGCGAAAACCCAGTCGCGCTTCACCCGCGATATGGAGCTGGTCGAGCGCTACCTGCACGGGCTGTTCCCGGAGTGGGGTGTGCGGTTCATCGCGGTGCTGGATCATGTCGACACGCAAGACCCGGCCGGGAAAAAGGCGCGTCAGATCAACGGCCTGATCAACGAGTGGTATCTGGAGGATCTGTCCGCGAATGTGCGGGCAGTGCTCGACCACAAGCGGCACAGCGGGTGCTACATTGCCAGCTTCGCACTGTACGGCTACCGCAAGCACCCCGCCGATCACAACCGGCTCGTCATTGACCCGCCTGCGGCGGCGGTCGTGCGGAAAATTTTTGCGCTGTATCTGGCAGGGCACG
Protein-coding sequences here:
- a CDS encoding alpha/beta hydrolase; protein product: MSPKKKIVIAVGAVVVVLTAALLFVSNYLVNYAIGRSGDGGDREVALEVEASPDSVEAIIETNRAQYSADIDAFAAAHPGENVTLTAADGLTLHGVRYANAETADTHRWAIVLHGYRGDHTGVLNLAMPYYEAGYQVIAPDLRACGDSDGDYVGMGWLDREDILRWIDFILADDPQAEIVVHGISMGAATTMMTAGEDTPENVKVFIEDCGYTSVWDVFSSELQLRFGLPEFPILYTASGVAKLRAGYTFGEASALRQVENCEKPMLFIHGTADDFIPYEMMDELYNAKPGDNKAELTADGAGHGEAMYALGDTYWDTVFDFIEPYMN